The Roseicyclus marinus genome has a segment encoding these proteins:
- the hutU gene encoding urocanate hydratase gives MSDPRKNTRDVFPPTGTELNAKSWLTEAPLRMLMNNLHPDVAENPHELVVYGGIGRAARTWEDFDTIVASLKELEVDETLVVQSGKPIAIVKTHADAPRVLIANSNLVPRWANWDHFNELDRKGLAMYGQMTAGSWIYIGTQGIVQGTYETFAEAGRQHYGGDLKGKWILTGGLGGMGGAQPLAAVMAGACCLAVECNPDSIDFRLRTRYVDEKTDSLDEALAMIDRWTKAGEAKSVGLLGNAADVFPELYRRGVRPDIVTDQTSAHDPLNGYLPQGWTMAEWRDKRESDPKAVESAARASMKVHVAAMVDFWNAGVPTLDYGNNIRQVALDEGLENAFAFPGFVPAYIRPLFCRGIGPFRWVALSGDPEDIYKTDAKMKELFPDNADLHKWLDMARERIAFQGLPARICWIGLGDRHRAGLAFNDMVASGELKAPIVIGRDHLDGGSVASPNRETEAMKDGSDAVSDWPLLNALVNTASGATWVSIHHGGGVGMGFSQHSGVVICADGTPEAAKRLERVLWNDPASGVWRHADAGYEIALDCAREHSLCLPRILG, from the coding sequence ATGAGCGACCCCCGCAAGAACACCCGTGACGTCTTTCCGCCGACCGGAACCGAGCTGAACGCGAAAAGCTGGCTGACAGAGGCCCCGCTTAGGATGCTGATGAACAACCTGCACCCCGACGTGGCCGAGAACCCGCACGAGTTGGTGGTCTATGGCGGCATCGGTCGGGCGGCGCGGACATGGGAGGATTTCGACACCATCGTCGCCAGCCTCAAGGAGCTGGAGGTCGACGAGACGCTGGTGGTGCAATCGGGCAAGCCCATCGCCATCGTCAAGACGCACGCAGACGCGCCGCGCGTGCTGATCGCCAACTCCAACCTCGTACCGCGTTGGGCGAACTGGGACCATTTCAACGAATTGGACCGCAAGGGTCTGGCCATGTACGGCCAAATGACCGCCGGGTCTTGGATCTACATCGGCACGCAAGGCATCGTTCAGGGCACCTATGAAACCTTTGCCGAGGCAGGCCGTCAGCACTACGGCGGCGACCTCAAGGGCAAATGGATCCTTACCGGCGGTCTGGGTGGCATGGGCGGGGCGCAACCACTCGCTGCGGTCATGGCAGGCGCCTGTTGTTTGGCCGTCGAATGCAACCCCGACAGCATCGATTTCCGCCTGCGCACCCGTTACGTGGACGAAAAGACCGACAGCCTGGATGAGGCGCTGGCGATGATCGACCGCTGGACGAAAGCGGGCGAGGCGAAATCCGTCGGCCTTTTGGGCAATGCGGCCGATGTCTTCCCCGAGCTTTACCGCCGCGGCGTGCGCCCCGACATCGTTACCGACCAGACCTCCGCCCACGATCCCCTGAACGGATACCTGCCACAGGGCTGGACCATGGCCGAGTGGCGTGACAAGCGTGAAAGCGACCCCAAGGCCGTGGAAAGCGCCGCGCGCGCCAGCATGAAGGTGCATGTCGCCGCGATGGTCGATTTCTGGAACGCGGGCGTGCCCACGCTGGATTACGGCAACAACATCCGGCAGGTCGCGTTGGACGAAGGGCTGGAAAACGCCTTTGCCTTCCCCGGTTTCGTGCCTGCCTATATCCGCCCACTTTTTTGCAGGGGAATCGGCCCGTTCCGCTGGGTCGCCCTATCCGGAGATCCCGAGGACATATACAAGACCGACGCCAAGATGAAGGAGCTTTTCCCGGACAACGCCGATCTGCACAAATGGCTCGACATGGCGCGCGAGCGGATCGCCTTCCAGGGGCTGCCTGCCCGGATCTGCTGGATCGGGCTGGGTGACCGGCACCGCGCCGGCCTTGCCTTCAACGACATGGTGGCCTCAGGCGAGCTGAAAGCCCCCATTGTCATCGGGCGTGATCATCTGGACGGCGGCTCGGTTGCCTCGCCGAACCGCGAGACGGAAGCGATGAAGGATGGCTCGGACGCCGTGTCCGACTGGCCGCTGCTTAATGCACTCGTGAACACCGCCTCCGGCGCCACATGGGTCAGTATCCACCACGGCGGCGGCGTCGGGATGGGCTTCAGCCAGCACTCCGGTGTGGTCATCTGCGCCGACGGCACGCCCGAAGCGGCCAAAAGGCTGGAGCGTGTCCTCTGGAACGACCCGGCCAGCGGCGTCTGGCGCCATGCCGATGCAGGCTATGAGATCGCGCTGGATTGCGCTCGCGAACACAGTCTATGCCTGCCGCGTATCCTAGGTTGA
- a CDS encoding NAD(P)/FAD-dependent oxidoreductase: MKNIVVIGAGQAGAACVAKLRGLGFDGALTLIGEEPVPPYQRPPLSKAYLLGEMGLERLLLRPESYYREAAVDLRLGQPVRGIDTATRQVILGEGAIPYDALVLATGSVPRRLPAAIEGDLGCVHVVRGLADVDVMAPGLQPGRRALIVGGGYIGLEAAAVARKRGMEVTLIEMAPRILQRVAAPETSEYFRALHRAHGVDIREGVGLTQLVGTDHVTGAVLADGAAIACDMVIAGIGIAPATALAAAAGLMIENGIATDEEGRTSDPAIWAAGDCASFPYQGARIRLESVQNAIDQAETVAKNILGAHEPYRPEPWFWSDQYDVKLQIAGLNTGYDRVVIRDGGNARSHWYYAQGRLVAVDAMNDPRGYMIGKRLIAAGVSPDPALVADPAQNLKPLFQG, encoded by the coding sequence TTGAAGAATATCGTGGTGATCGGCGCTGGTCAGGCGGGGGCGGCATGTGTGGCCAAGCTGCGCGGCTTGGGTTTTGACGGCGCCCTCACGCTGATCGGCGAAGAACCCGTGCCGCCCTATCAGCGCCCACCCTTGTCCAAGGCGTATCTCTTGGGCGAGATGGGACTGGAGCGGCTGCTCTTGCGCCCCGAAAGCTACTACCGAGAGGCGGCGGTCGATCTGCGGCTGGGTCAGCCCGTGCGGGGCATCGATACGGCGACGCGGCAGGTGATCTTGGGAGAGGGGGCCATCCCCTATGACGCGTTGGTGCTGGCCACGGGATCGGTGCCGCGCCGTCTGCCTGCGGCGATCGAGGGCGATCTGGGCTGCGTGCATGTGGTGCGCGGCTTGGCCGATGTCGATGTCATGGCGCCGGGCCTGCAGCCCGGGCGCCGCGCGCTGATCGTGGGGGGCGGCTACATCGGGCTTGAGGCGGCGGCGGTGGCGCGAAAGCGCGGCATGGAAGTGACGCTGATCGAAATGGCGCCGCGCATCCTGCAACGGGTCGCCGCCCCCGAAACCTCGGAGTATTTCCGCGCGCTGCACCGCGCCCACGGCGTCGATATCCGCGAAGGCGTGGGGCTAACCCAGCTTGTCGGCACGGATCATGTGACGGGGGCGGTCTTGGCGGACGGGGCCGCGATTGCCTGCGACATGGTGATCGCAGGCATCGGCATCGCGCCTGCGACTGCCTTGGCCGCAGCGGCGGGGCTGATGATCGAGAACGGCATCGCGACCGACGAAGAGGGCCGCACCAGCGATCCCGCCATCTGGGCTGCGGGCGATTGCGCGAGTTTTCCCTATCAGGGCGCGCGGATCCGGCTGGAGTCGGTGCAAAACGCCATCGATCAGGCCGAGACGGTGGCGAAAAACATCCTCGGCGCGCATGAACCCTATCGCCCCGAGCCGTGGTTCTGGTCGGATCAATATGATGTCAAACTCCAGATCGCGGGGCTGAACACGGGCTATGACCGCGTGGTGATCCGCGATGGGGGCAATGCGCGGTCGCATTGGTATTACGCGCAAGGCAGGCTGGTGGCCGTCGATGCGATGAACGACCCGCGCGGCTACATGATCGGCAAGCGCCTGATCGCGGCAGGCGTTTCGCCTGACCCGGCGCTGGTGGCCGACCCAGCCCAAAACCTCAAACCCCTGTTTCAGGGCTAG
- a CDS encoding DUF6362 family protein, with amino-acid sequence MADHIWTADDVADHFEEAFRTLRKLPPVKVQAYFNAWPQIVRSEKEILAMEPEPMRVRPSTAAITRLEQTFDWVLWLDEDERRLIWWRAARRPWKEITYELGVDRSTAWRQHKLALTKIAARLNAAAA; translated from the coding sequence ATGGCTGACCACATCTGGACCGCCGACGACGTCGCAGATCATTTCGAGGAGGCGTTCCGCACTCTGCGCAAGCTGCCGCCGGTGAAAGTGCAGGCATACTTCAACGCCTGGCCGCAGATCGTGCGGTCGGAAAAGGAGATCCTCGCGATGGAGCCCGAGCCCATGCGTGTCCGCCCTTCGACCGCTGCCATCACGCGGCTGGAGCAAACCTTTGACTGGGTACTGTGGCTAGACGAAGACGAACGCCGGCTGATCTGGTGGAGAGCGGCCCGCCGTCCCTGGAAGGAGATCACCTACGAATTGGGCGTGGATCGCAGCACCGCTTGGCGGCAGCACAAGCTCGCGTTGACCAAGATTGCGGCGCGGCTCAATGCTGCAGCTGCATAA
- a CDS encoding crossover junction endodeoxyribonuclease RuvC produces the protein MAHPTLPSVNPDATLKTPSLSEPARTILALDLGTTTGWALRGYDGLITTGTASFRPGRFDGGGMRYLRFTNWLTELDRLSGPINAIWFEEVRRHAGTDASHIYGGLMATLTSWAELRGIPYEGVPVGTIKRHATGKGNASKEAMIAAARARGYSPADDNEADAIAILHWALESRGGAA, from the coding sequence ATGGCTCACCCGACTCTCCCGAGCGTCAATCCTGACGCAACCCTGAAAACGCCGTCGCTGTCCGAACCGGCACGGACGATCCTTGCCCTTGATCTCGGCACCACGACCGGCTGGGCCCTGCGCGGCTATGACGGTCTGATCACCACCGGAACAGCCAGCTTCCGCCCCGGTCGCTTCGATGGCGGCGGCATGCGCTATTTGCGCTTCACGAACTGGCTAACAGAACTCGACCGCCTGTCCGGTCCGATTAATGCGATTTGGTTCGAGGAAGTGCGCCGTCACGCAGGGACCGATGCCAGCCACATCTACGGTGGCCTCATGGCGACTTTGACGTCATGGGCTGAGTTGCGCGGTATTCCCTACGAGGGCGTTCCCGTGGGCACCATAAAGCGTCACGCCACCGGTAAGGGTAACGCATCCAAAGAGGCAATGATCGCCGCCGCCCGTGCGCGTGGTTACAGCCCAGCGGACGACAACGAGGCCGACGCCATCGCCATCCTGCACTGGGCCCTGGAAAGCCGGGGAGGTGCAGCATGA
- a CDS encoding AAA family ATPase, with protein MSDDGVLHFNPWMDFNDGPPSENPFGCDPDPGQISVFLDTVFSWCEGLIPLRGFVDKGQGRDGKPHNIWIAADATAPEKFATFAAWANREAAAVYVIPGTVAEQGQARAADVLQMQAIVVDLDAGDIPAKLDHVTRHLGAPTLVIESGGRTPEGAAKLHVWWKLTEPIEGDDLATLCRLRGDIAVKVGGDTHFRSAHQPIRVPGTVYHKHGHQRLVQIREHREVDVDLSDFAERVAEMPPLPGVGFASDVSTAPSKPAVEAVLTTAVREGDVDDWSRFQGASAAIGHYVRLVHEGRLEPAEGWEAICGYNAAMLRPAWPLDRLQAESERLWALHVKKNGPPLLRLPRADTSAGPLPSISLGALLDDTSPMPEDIIAPRVLTPGGLLVLGGAPKVGKSDFLISWLVHMAAGVPFLGFTPPRPLRVFYLQAEIQYHYLRERMQQIALPSTVIAAARDTFIATPKLQILLDAEGVARAAGAIGSAFPDAPPDVIVIDPIRNLFDGGPEGGGENDNTAMMFFLKDRVEPLREAVNPDAGIILAHHTRKASKSQVKEDPFLALSGASALRGFYTSGLLMHRPEEDSSMRRLEIELRNGPALPGKLIDKVNGEWVEQNPLNERLVRAEVGAKHDAERARKHDVILAILLDEAAEGRLYTSTQLGEAFENQRGLGSQFTIRERLGVLATKGFVKFRRDLAELGFPATRSHFGYLVVEDMRFGRDPTIDPETGEVLDEGQVVLPTHFKCPHSGRAREVENPAVWVYPEEADE; from the coding sequence ATGAGCGATGACGGCGTTTTGCACTTCAACCCTTGGATGGACTTCAACGATGGCCCACCATCCGAGAACCCGTTTGGCTGCGACCCTGACCCTGGACAGATCAGCGTGTTTCTCGACACCGTCTTTAGCTGGTGTGAGGGGCTGATCCCGCTCCGGGGCTTTGTCGACAAAGGGCAGGGCCGGGACGGCAAGCCGCATAATATCTGGATCGCGGCTGACGCGACAGCGCCGGAGAAATTTGCGACCTTCGCGGCCTGGGCCAATCGCGAGGCCGCGGCTGTTTATGTCATCCCGGGCACTGTCGCCGAGCAGGGGCAGGCGCGTGCTGCTGATGTGCTGCAAATGCAGGCCATTGTTGTTGACCTTGATGCCGGCGACATTCCCGCCAAGCTCGACCATGTTACCCGCCACCTTGGGGCGCCAACGCTTGTTATTGAAAGCGGTGGCCGTACGCCCGAGGGCGCCGCAAAGCTCCATGTGTGGTGGAAACTGACCGAGCCTATTGAGGGTGATGATCTCGCCACCCTATGCCGTCTGCGCGGTGACATCGCCGTCAAGGTCGGTGGCGACACGCATTTTCGTTCGGCGCATCAGCCGATCCGGGTACCGGGCACGGTCTATCACAAGCATGGCCACCAGCGTCTTGTGCAGATCCGTGAACATCGTGAAGTGGACGTAGACCTATCGGACTTTGCCGAGCGGGTCGCCGAAATGCCGCCGCTTCCCGGTGTGGGTTTTGCGAGCGATGTTTCCACTGCGCCGTCAAAGCCCGCCGTAGAGGCCGTTTTAACCACTGCGGTTCGGGAAGGCGATGTTGACGACTGGTCACGCTTTCAGGGCGCTAGTGCCGCGATCGGCCATTATGTGCGCTTGGTGCACGAAGGCCGCCTTGAGCCAGCCGAGGGCTGGGAGGCCATCTGCGGCTACAACGCGGCCATGCTGCGCCCGGCGTGGCCTCTGGACCGCCTCCAGGCAGAGTCCGAACGCCTTTGGGCGCTGCATGTCAAAAAAAATGGCCCGCCACTCCTGCGACTGCCCCGCGCCGATACATCTGCTGGTCCTTTACCATCCATCAGCCTTGGTGCGCTGCTTGATGACACCAGCCCGATGCCCGAGGACATCATTGCGCCCCGCGTTCTGACGCCGGGCGGGCTTTTGGTGCTGGGCGGTGCGCCCAAGGTTGGCAAAAGCGACTTCCTGATTTCCTGGCTCGTGCACATGGCAGCGGGCGTGCCGTTCCTTGGCTTTACACCGCCTCGGCCGCTACGCGTGTTCTATTTGCAGGCCGAGATCCAGTATCACTACCTGCGCGAACGCATGCAGCAGATCGCGCTGCCATCCACCGTCATCGCCGCTGCGCGTGATACCTTCATCGCCACGCCCAAGCTGCAAATCTTGCTTGATGCCGAGGGCGTCGCGCGGGCGGCGGGAGCAATTGGTAGTGCATTCCCAGATGCGCCGCCCGACGTTATTGTCATCGATCCGATCCGCAACCTCTTCGATGGCGGTCCTGAAGGGGGCGGTGAAAACGATAACACCGCCATGATGTTCTTCCTGAAGGACCGCGTGGAGCCCCTGCGCGAGGCGGTCAATCCGGATGCCGGTATCATTCTCGCCCACCACACCCGGAAGGCGTCGAAGTCGCAGGTGAAGGAAGACCCGTTCCTTGCGCTCTCAGGCGCCAGCGCGCTGCGCGGCTTCTACACCTCAGGGCTGCTCATGCACCGGCCCGAGGAGGACAGCAGCATGCGCAGGCTGGAGATCGAGCTGCGTAACGGCCCGGCACTCCCGGGCAAGCTCATCGATAAGGTCAACGGTGAGTGGGTCGAACAAAACCCGTTAAACGAGAGGCTCGTTCGCGCCGAGGTCGGGGCTAAACATGATGCCGAAAGGGCCCGTAAGCACGACGTAATCTTGGCCATTCTCCTCGATGAGGCGGCTGAGGGCCGGCTCTACACTTCGACCCAATTGGGAGAAGCCTTCGAGAACCAGCGCGGCCTTGGCAGTCAATTCACTATCCGCGAGCGGCTCGGTGTCCTGGCGACAAAGGGGTTCGTGAAATTCCGCCGCGATCTGGCCGAACTCGGCTTCCCCGCGACCCGATCGCATTTCGGCTATCTGGTTGTGGAGGACATGCGTTTCGGGCGTGACCCAACCATCGATCCTGAGACTGGCGAGGTCTTGGATGAGGGGCAAGTGGTCCTGCCAACCCACTTCAAATGTCCCCATTCCGGCCGTGCCAGGGAAGTCGAGAACCCCGCTGTCTGGGTCTATCCGGAGGAGGCGGATGAGTGA
- a CDS encoding DUF6511 domain-containing protein has product MVDLTDEERSAITATMKRVALLMEEIGWGTPLADLTEAQVRALIEEAVEGFREAMSNIAKANAPEVPF; this is encoded by the coding sequence ATGGTTGATCTCACCGACGAAGAGCGGTCCGCAATTACCGCCACGATGAAGCGTGTGGCGCTTCTCATGGAGGAAATCGGCTGGGGCACGCCTCTTGCCGACCTCACAGAGGCGCAAGTGCGCGCCCTGATCGAGGAAGCCGTCGAGGGCTTCCGGGAAGCCATGTCCAACATTGCAAAGGCAAACGCGCCGGAGGTGCCATTTTGA
- a CDS encoding DEAD/DEAH box helicase has protein sequence MRLRPRQKTFVERSVAALAARGNTLGVAPTGAGKTIMLSAVTGEMIADGARACVLAHRDELTAQNRAKFQRVVPGVSTSVIDATEKSWAGQVAFAMVPTLARASNLADMPRLDLLVVDEAHHAVADSYRRIIDRVRDANPDARIFGVTATPNRGDKKGLREVFDNVADQVRLGELIASGHLVPPRTFVIDVGVQDELRAVRKTMSDFDMAEVAGIMDRAPVTGEVIRHWKEKAGDRQTVVFCSTVDHAGNVTEAFKAAGVPAALIHGELAAETRKAILADYADGVIRVIVNVAVLTEGWDHPPTSCVVLLRPSSFKSTMIQMVGRGLRTVDPEEHPGIVKTDCIVLDFGTASLIHGTLEQDVDLDGRAEGGDAPTKTCPCCEADIPLASTECPLCGEAFPREDESAGEGSAAAPLSGFIMTEIDLLERSSFAWVDFFGNDDALMAAGFKGWGGIFWKDGVWYAIGGAKGVRPHLLGVGERAVCLAQADDWLNTHETDESAFKTRGWLGQAPTENQLKYLPPECRHDFGLTRYRASALMTFGFNKHGITQLINGAAGPNRRAA, from the coding sequence ATGCGCTTACGTCCCCGCCAGAAGACCTTTGTCGAGCGCAGCGTTGCTGCGCTTGCCGCCCGCGGCAACACGCTAGGTGTTGCGCCCACCGGCGCGGGCAAGACGATCATGCTCTCGGCGGTCACCGGCGAGATGATTGCCGACGGTGCGCGGGCCTGCGTGCTTGCGCATCGTGATGAGTTGACCGCGCAAAACCGCGCAAAGTTTCAGCGGGTCGTGCCCGGGGTTTCAACCTCGGTGATCGACGCCACTGAAAAGTCATGGGCTGGCCAAGTCGCCTTTGCCATGGTGCCCACGCTGGCGCGTGCCTCGAACCTGGCGGATATGCCGCGCCTCGATCTGCTGGTCGTCGATGAAGCGCACCATGCGGTGGCTGACAGCTACCGCCGCATTATCGACCGCGTGCGCGATGCCAATCCCGACGCCCGGATATTCGGGGTCACGGCGACACCGAACCGGGGTGACAAGAAGGGACTGCGCGAGGTCTTCGACAATGTCGCTGATCAGGTACGCTTGGGCGAATTGATCGCCTCGGGCCATTTGGTGCCACCGCGCACCTTTGTCATCGATGTCGGCGTGCAAGACGAGCTGCGTGCTGTGCGCAAGACTATGTCGGATTTCGATATGGCTGAGGTCGCGGGGATTATGGACCGCGCGCCAGTTACCGGTGAGGTGATCCGCCACTGGAAGGAAAAGGCAGGCGATCGGCAGACTGTCGTCTTCTGCTCCACAGTCGATCACGCCGGAAATGTCACCGAGGCCTTCAAGGCCGCTGGCGTTCCTGCCGCATTGATCCATGGCGAACTCGCGGCCGAGACCCGCAAGGCCATTCTGGCTGACTACGCTGATGGTGTGATCCGTGTGATCGTCAACGTGGCGGTGCTGACTGAAGGCTGGGACCACCCGCCAACATCTTGTGTGGTTCTGCTGCGCCCAAGTTCCTTCAAAAGCACGATGATCCAGATGGTCGGGCGTGGTCTGCGCACGGTCGATCCGGAAGAACACCCTGGTATCGTCAAGACCGACTGCATCGTGCTGGATTTCGGGACCGCGAGCCTGATCCACGGCACGCTGGAACAGGACGTCGATCTCGATGGTAGGGCGGAGGGTGGTGACGCGCCCACCAAGACCTGTCCTTGTTGTGAGGCGGACATTCCCCTCGCGTCCACCGAATGCCCGCTCTGCGGCGAGGCCTTCCCGCGCGAGGATGAGAGCGCCGGTGAGGGAAGCGCCGCCGCGCCGCTGTCTGGTTTCATCATGACCGAAATCGACCTGCTGGAGCGTTCAAGCTTCGCTTGGGTCGATTTCTTCGGAAACGATGACGCGCTGATGGCGGCGGGCTTCAAGGGGTGGGGCGGCATCTTCTGGAAGGACGGGGTCTGGTACGCGATCGGCGGAGCTAAGGGTGTGCGTCCACACCTCTTGGGTGTCGGCGAGCGCGCGGTCTGCCTCGCACAGGCTGATGACTGGCTGAACACGCATGAGACCGATGAGAGCGCCTTCAAGACGCGCGGATGGCTTGGGCAAGCGCCAACCGAAAATCAGCTGAAATACCTGCCGCCTGAATGTCGGCATGACTTTGGCCTGACGCGGTATCGCGCTTCGGCCCTCATGACCTTCGGCTTCAACAAGCATGGCATCACCCAGCTGATCAATGGCGCGGCAGGCCCCAATCGGAGGGCGGCATGA
- a CDS encoding ATP-binding protein, giving the protein MSLPIISADERLAQRKGIKGVIFGRSGIGKTSLLWTLDAPTTLFLDLEAGDLAVEGLEIDTLRPRTWKECRDFAVFIGGPNPALRDDQPYSQAHFDEVCGRYGDPTVIEKYLAVFIDSITVAGRLCFQWCRGQPEAFSEKTGKPDIRGAYGLHGREMIAWLTHLQHTRGKHVWFVGILDEKLDDFNRKVFQPQIDGSKTGLELPGIVDQVVTMADIPDADGKLQRAFVCQTLNQWGFPAKDRSGRLDLVEPPHLGRLMEKIQRPSAPASTRLAWPAVTPVEPTNEPERG; this is encoded by the coding sequence ATGAGCCTCCCCATCATCAGTGCAGATGAAAGGCTTGCGCAGCGCAAGGGCATCAAGGGCGTCATCTTTGGTCGGTCAGGTATCGGAAAAACGTCGCTTTTGTGGACGCTGGATGCCCCGACCACGCTGTTTCTGGACCTGGAAGCCGGCGACCTTGCCGTCGAAGGTCTGGAGATCGACACGCTCCGGCCGCGCACATGGAAGGAATGCCGCGATTTCGCAGTGTTCATCGGCGGGCCGAACCCCGCGCTGCGCGACGACCAGCCTTACAGCCAGGCACATTTCGATGAGGTCTGCGGCCGGTACGGCGACCCAACTGTGATCGAAAAATACTTGGCGGTCTTTATCGACTCGATCACCGTGGCAGGGCGTCTCTGCTTTCAATGGTGTCGCGGGCAACCGGAAGCCTTCTCGGAAAAGACCGGCAAGCCCGACATCCGGGGCGCCTATGGTTTGCACGGCCGCGAAATGATCGCATGGCTTACGCATCTCCAGCATACGCGCGGTAAGCATGTCTGGTTCGTGGGCATCCTCGACGAGAAACTCGACGACTTTAACCGCAAGGTCTTTCAACCGCAGATCGACGGCTCAAAAACCGGGCTCGAATTACCGGGCATCGTCGATCAGGTCGTGACCATGGCCGACATTCCCGATGCCGACGGCAAGCTTCAGCGGGCCTTTGTCTGCCAGACGCTGAACCAGTGGGGCTTTCCAGCAAAGGACCGCTCGGGGCGGCTCGATTTGGTCGAACCCCCGCATCTCGGCCGCCTGATGGAAAAAATCCAACGCCCGTCGGCGCCGGCTTCAACGCGCCTCGCATGGCCTGCGGTCACCCCAGTCGAGCCAACAAACGAGCCTGAACGCGGCTGA
- a CDS encoding RNA polymerase sigma factor has translation MCLAWHEIRDQLTVTSTTIGFQRGFDAIRVSQAALKPYRDPAAALDALHCNTGNAAKKNRILAALIQAAQANDPTADTALTVLLLALWPGLDAIRRRSIGRKLGTIDEITSDVLARTIEAVRGLDLGRVNWIAATVLKNVERDMIRASNREIARANLSSGTEPDELTADDIGPQPLAEDAAFPNDLHKLLGADALLVIRVAIEGYSQIEAGAELGLTEAAARKRYQRALRKLREALLEIP, from the coding sequence ATGTGTCTCGCATGGCACGAAATCCGTGATCAGCTCACGGTTACTTCGACTACGATCGGTTTTCAGCGCGGCTTTGATGCCATACGGGTTTCCCAGGCCGCGCTGAAACCCTACCGCGACCCCGCGGCTGCGCTCGATGCGCTGCACTGCAACACGGGCAATGCGGCTAAGAAAAACCGCATCCTCGCAGCGCTTATTCAAGCGGCCCAGGCTAATGACCCAACCGCTGACACGGCACTGACAGTGCTGCTGCTGGCGCTCTGGCCCGGGCTCGACGCCATCCGTCGGCGGTCGATTGGGCGGAAGCTGGGCACAATAGACGAGATCACCTCTGATGTCTTGGCGCGGACCATTGAAGCGGTGCGCGGGCTTGATCTGGGCCGCGTCAATTGGATCGCGGCAACCGTGTTGAAGAATGTCGAGCGCGACATGATCCGGGCAAGCAACCGGGAAATTGCGCGGGCCAACCTGTCCAGTGGGACGGAGCCTGACGAGCTCACAGCTGATGACATCGGGCCCCAGCCTCTGGCTGAAGACGCGGCGTTTCCAAACGACCTGCACAAGTTGCTCGGCGCAGATGCGCTGCTGGTGATCCGTGTGGCGATCGAAGGCTACTCGCAAATTGAGGCGGGTGCCGAGCTTGGCCTGACAGAAGCAGCGGCCCGCAAACGCTACCAGCGTGCACTGCGCAAGTTGCGCGAGGCGCTTTTGGAAATCCCCTGA
- a CDS encoding helix-turn-helix domain-containing protein: MSEQNQENTDGEVSAVPGKGSKSIAARWGANVAKIGYCPVPSILLRAQRRLGLNPSQLAVLLQIVEHWWDASRAPYPSKAELSDRLGISERQIQRYIKQMEEAGLLARVAYYGDSGGRENNRYDLSGLVNRLAEIAPDFIAEREERKRKRKAAAMPGGGRRRTSRVKVSTTP; this comes from the coding sequence TCAGAGCAGAATCAAGAAAACACTGATGGTGAGGTCTCGGCTGTTCCTGGGAAAGGATCCAAGTCGATTGCTGCCCGTTGGGGTGCGAACGTGGCGAAGATTGGTTATTGTCCAGTGCCATCAATTTTGTTGCGCGCACAGCGGCGATTGGGCCTGAACCCGTCGCAACTCGCAGTTTTGCTGCAGATCGTCGAACATTGGTGGGATGCCAGTCGCGCGCCCTATCCGAGCAAAGCGGAGCTGTCCGACCGCCTCGGCATCAGCGAGAGGCAGATCCAGCGATATATTAAGCAAATGGAGGAGGCGGGTCTTCTAGCCCGCGTGGCTTACTATGGTGATAGCGGGGGGCGCGAGAACAATCGGTACGATTTGTCCGGTCTTGTTAACCGCCTTGCCGAAATCGCGCCTGATTTCATCGCCGAACGTGAAGAGCGTAAACGCAAACGCAAGGCGGCCGCCATGCCGGGCGGCGGAAGACGTCGCACATCCCGCGTGAAAGTGAGCACTACCCCTTAA